Proteins found in one Magnolia sinica isolate HGM2019 chromosome 5, MsV1, whole genome shotgun sequence genomic segment:
- the LOC131246745 gene encoding uncharacterized protein LOC131246745 isoform X4, which translates to MSECNRDEATRAKEIAERKFTAKDIAAAKKFALKAHNLYPTLEGLSQMIATFDVYLASENKISGEVDWYAILNVNANADDDTVKKQYRKLALTLHPDKNKSIGAEGAFKLLSEAWSVLSDKTRRSTYDQKRNNVKAHQQKAQQQNKNSSAPNANGFGNFAKTGTASNARPPKNAARTTPTAAPTPSRPVKPNTFWTACNRCKMQYEYLRVYLNHNLLCPNCHEPFLAVETATPSNGSNASVTFSFPQQRQQNANKNAHAVGRNTSAVPNVGYTHHTNFQWGPFSRTAGVASATASSSAAAQAANVVHHTYEKVRREREEAQAAARKEESHRRKGSRRQASGSVAVPHSNAASSGTVVDRERPVSRAERVAKRRRGIEEDADGLIRDQSLFETRTSLMEKARMEIRKKLNEWSLAAAAKVAEKEKATATINVDACHPKISDAALNNKEPKKAADSNTAPRQPLSIVVPNPDFHEFDNDRTGASFEASQVWAAYDDDDGMPRFYALIHKVVSLKPFKMRFSWLNSKTNSELGPLNWVASGFTKTCGEFRVGRYELNNNVNIFSHKVRWEKGTRGVVKIMPKKGDIWALYRHWSPDWSETTPDAVIHKYDMVEVLEDYSEEGVSVTPLVKVAGFKTVFCQHPDPSMVTRIPREEMFRFSHQVPSWLLTGEEAENAPKGCRELDPAATPLELLQIITETKEEKRVENTILLHQVVTEPKEAKVVESAEHLQVESEITAHLQVKTEIKEEKVVENTKLLPVEVDIMEEVVENAELPQVITQLKEEKVVEIKEEKAVETAERQQ; encoded by the exons aTGTCGGAATGCAATCGGGATGAGGCCACAAGGGCCAAGGAAATCGCTGAGCGGAAGTTCACAGCAAAGGACATTGCGGCGGCCAAGAAGTTCGCTCTCAAAGCCCACAATCTGTACCCCACACTCGAGGGTCTCTCGCAAATGATAGCAACTTTCGACGTCTACCTTGCATCGGAAAACAAGATAAGTGGGGAAGTTGATTGGTATGCTATTCTCAATGTGAATGCCAATGCCGATGATGATACAGTGAAGAAACAGTACCGAAAGCTCGCTCTCACACTCCACCCAGATAAGAACAAATCCATCGGTGCCGAGGGGGCTTTCAAGCTTCTTTCTGAGGCTTGGAGTGTGTTGTCGGATAAGACTAGGAGATCCACATACGACCAGAAGAGGAACAACGTGAAGGCACACCAACAGAAAGCTCAGCAGCAAAACAAAAACTCGTCCGCTCCTAACGCTAATGGTTTTGGCAATTTTGCCAAAACTGGTACAGCTTCGAATGCGAGGCCTCCGAAGAATGCAGCCCGCACGACCCCCACTGCAGCCCCCACTCCATCACGGCCGGTGAAACCCAATACTTTTTGGACTGCGTGCAACCGGTGCAAGATGCAATATGAGTACCTTCGCGTGTATCTCAATCACAATCTTCTGTGTCCCAATTGCCACGAACCCTTTTTGGCTGTGGAGACGGCGACACCGTCGAATGGTTCCAATGCCTCCGTTACCTTTTCTTTTCCCCAGCAGCGGCAACAGAATGCAAACAAGAATGCTCATGCCGTGGGTAGAAATACATCTGCTGTTCCGAATGTGGGATACACGCACCACACGAACttccagtggggcccattctCTAGAACTGCCGGCGTTGCGAGCGCGACTGCCTCATCTTCTGCCGCAGCTCAAGCCGCTAATGTGGTTCACCATACATATGAGAAAGTGAGAAGAGAGCGTGAGGAGGCTCAGGCGGCAGCTAGAAAAGAGGAGTCCCACCGGAGGAAGGGTTCTAGGAGGCAAGCAAGCGGCTCCGTTGCAGTGCCCCATTCTAATGCTGCTTCTAGTGGTACTGTAGTTGATCGAGAGCGTCCCGTTTCAAGAGCAGAGAGGGTTGCAAAGAGAAGAAGAGGCATAGAAGAAGATGCAGATGGCTTAATCCGGGATCAATCATTGTTCGAGACACGAACTTCGTTAATGGAGAAAGCTAGGATGGAAATACGCAAGAAGTTGAATGAATGGAGTTTGGCTGCTGCTGCCAAAGTTGCAGAAAAAGAAAAGGCAACAGCGACAATAAATGTTGACGCTTGTCATCCAAAAATATCAGACGCAGCCTTGAACAACAAGGAACCTAAGAAGGCTGCTGATTCAAATACAGCACCCCGCCAACCATTATCGATAGTTGTTCCCAATCCGGACTTCCATGAGTTTGATAATGATCGGACGGGAGCATCCTTTGAAGCCAGCCAGGTGTGGGCTGCATATGACGACGACGATGGGATGCCCCGTTTCTATGCCTTGATTCACAAAGTGGTTTCTCTGAAACCCTTCAAGATGCGTTTTAGCTGGCTCAACTCCAAAACAAACAGTGAGCTGGGCCCACTGAACTGGGTTGCTTCTGGTTTCACCAAGACCTGCGGGGAGTTCCGGGTGGGCCGCTATGAACTCAACAACAATGTCAACATCTTCTCCCACAAGGTTAGGTGGGAGAAGGGCACACGGGGGGTCGTGAAGATCATGCCGAAGAAGGGCGACATTTGGGCTCTTTATAGGCACTGGTCACCAGATTGGAGTGAGACTACGCCGGATGCAGTGATACACAAGTACGACATGGTGGAGGTGCTCGAAGATTACAGTGAAGAGGGCGTGTCCGTCACCCCCTTAGTTAAGGTTGCTGGTTTCAAGACGGTTTTCTGCCAGCACCCTGACCCTTCAATGGTTACAAGGATACCGAGGGAAGAGATGTTCAGGTTTTCGCATCAGGTCCCATCTTGGTTGCTTACGGGCGAAGAAGCTGAAAATGCTCCAAAGGGGTGCCGTGAGCTTGACCCCGCAGCTACTCCTTTGGAATTACTTCAGATAATAACAGAAACCAAAGAAGAGAAGCGGGTGGAGAATACCATACTTCTTCATCAGGTAGTAACAGAACCTAAGGAAGCGAAG GTGGTGGAGAGTGCTGAACATCTTCAGGTAGAGTCAGAGATTACCGCGCATCTTCAG GTAAAGACAGAGATTAAGGAAGAGAAGGTGGTGGAGAATACCAAACTTCTTCCAGTAGAGGTAGATATTATGGAAGAGGTGGTTGAAAATGCCGAACTTCCTCAGGTAATAACGCAATTGAAGGAAGAGAAGGTGGTGGAAATCAAAGAAGAGAAGGCAGTGGAGACTGCCGAACGACAACAATAA
- the LOC131246745 gene encoding uncharacterized protein LOC131246745 isoform X3 codes for MSECNRDEATRAKEIAERKFTAKDIAAAKKFALKAHNLYPTLEGLSQMIATFDVYLASENKISGEVDWYAILNVNANADDDTVKKQYRKLALTLHPDKNKSIGAEGAFKLLSEAWSVLSDKTRRSTYDQKRNNVKAHQQKAQQQNKNSSAPNANGFGNFAKTGTASNARPPKNAARTTPTAAPTPSRPVKPNTFWTACNRCKMQYEYLRVYLNHNLLCPNCHEPFLAVETATPSNGSNASVTFSFPQQRQQNANKNAHAVGRNTSAVPNVGYTHHTNFQWGPFSRTAGVASATASSSAAAQAANVVHHTYEKVRREREEAQAAARKEESHRRKGSRRQASGSVAVPHSNAASSGTVVDRERPVSRAERVAKRRRGIEEDADGLIRDQSLFETRTSLMEKARMEIRKKLNEWSLAAAAKVAEKEKATATINVDACHPKISDAALNNKEPKKAADSNTAPRQPLSIVVPNPDFHEFDNDRTGASFEASQVWAAYDDDDGMPRFYALIHKVVSLKPFKMRFSWLNSKTNSELGPLNWVASGFTKTCGEFRVGRYELNNNVNIFSHKVRWEKGTRGVVKIMPKKGDIWALYRHWSPDWSETTPDAVIHKYDMVEVLEDYSEEGVSVTPLVKVAGFKTVFCQHPDPSMVTRIPREEMFRFSHQVPSWLLTGEEAENAPKGCRELDPAATPLELLQIITETKEEKRVENTILLHQVVTEPKEAKVVESAEHLQVESEITAHLQVESEITAHLQVKTEIKEEKVVENTKLLPVEVDIMEEVVENAELPQVITQLKEEKVVEIKEEKAVETAERQQ; via the exons aTGTCGGAATGCAATCGGGATGAGGCCACAAGGGCCAAGGAAATCGCTGAGCGGAAGTTCACAGCAAAGGACATTGCGGCGGCCAAGAAGTTCGCTCTCAAAGCCCACAATCTGTACCCCACACTCGAGGGTCTCTCGCAAATGATAGCAACTTTCGACGTCTACCTTGCATCGGAAAACAAGATAAGTGGGGAAGTTGATTGGTATGCTATTCTCAATGTGAATGCCAATGCCGATGATGATACAGTGAAGAAACAGTACCGAAAGCTCGCTCTCACACTCCACCCAGATAAGAACAAATCCATCGGTGCCGAGGGGGCTTTCAAGCTTCTTTCTGAGGCTTGGAGTGTGTTGTCGGATAAGACTAGGAGATCCACATACGACCAGAAGAGGAACAACGTGAAGGCACACCAACAGAAAGCTCAGCAGCAAAACAAAAACTCGTCCGCTCCTAACGCTAATGGTTTTGGCAATTTTGCCAAAACTGGTACAGCTTCGAATGCGAGGCCTCCGAAGAATGCAGCCCGCACGACCCCCACTGCAGCCCCCACTCCATCACGGCCGGTGAAACCCAATACTTTTTGGACTGCGTGCAACCGGTGCAAGATGCAATATGAGTACCTTCGCGTGTATCTCAATCACAATCTTCTGTGTCCCAATTGCCACGAACCCTTTTTGGCTGTGGAGACGGCGACACCGTCGAATGGTTCCAATGCCTCCGTTACCTTTTCTTTTCCCCAGCAGCGGCAACAGAATGCAAACAAGAATGCTCATGCCGTGGGTAGAAATACATCTGCTGTTCCGAATGTGGGATACACGCACCACACGAACttccagtggggcccattctCTAGAACTGCCGGCGTTGCGAGCGCGACTGCCTCATCTTCTGCCGCAGCTCAAGCCGCTAATGTGGTTCACCATACATATGAGAAAGTGAGAAGAGAGCGTGAGGAGGCTCAGGCGGCAGCTAGAAAAGAGGAGTCCCACCGGAGGAAGGGTTCTAGGAGGCAAGCAAGCGGCTCCGTTGCAGTGCCCCATTCTAATGCTGCTTCTAGTGGTACTGTAGTTGATCGAGAGCGTCCCGTTTCAAGAGCAGAGAGGGTTGCAAAGAGAAGAAGAGGCATAGAAGAAGATGCAGATGGCTTAATCCGGGATCAATCATTGTTCGAGACACGAACTTCGTTAATGGAGAAAGCTAGGATGGAAATACGCAAGAAGTTGAATGAATGGAGTTTGGCTGCTGCTGCCAAAGTTGCAGAAAAAGAAAAGGCAACAGCGACAATAAATGTTGACGCTTGTCATCCAAAAATATCAGACGCAGCCTTGAACAACAAGGAACCTAAGAAGGCTGCTGATTCAAATACAGCACCCCGCCAACCATTATCGATAGTTGTTCCCAATCCGGACTTCCATGAGTTTGATAATGATCGGACGGGAGCATCCTTTGAAGCCAGCCAGGTGTGGGCTGCATATGACGACGACGATGGGATGCCCCGTTTCTATGCCTTGATTCACAAAGTGGTTTCTCTGAAACCCTTCAAGATGCGTTTTAGCTGGCTCAACTCCAAAACAAACAGTGAGCTGGGCCCACTGAACTGGGTTGCTTCTGGTTTCACCAAGACCTGCGGGGAGTTCCGGGTGGGCCGCTATGAACTCAACAACAATGTCAACATCTTCTCCCACAAGGTTAGGTGGGAGAAGGGCACACGGGGGGTCGTGAAGATCATGCCGAAGAAGGGCGACATTTGGGCTCTTTATAGGCACTGGTCACCAGATTGGAGTGAGACTACGCCGGATGCAGTGATACACAAGTACGACATGGTGGAGGTGCTCGAAGATTACAGTGAAGAGGGCGTGTCCGTCACCCCCTTAGTTAAGGTTGCTGGTTTCAAGACGGTTTTCTGCCAGCACCCTGACCCTTCAATGGTTACAAGGATACCGAGGGAAGAGATGTTCAGGTTTTCGCATCAGGTCCCATCTTGGTTGCTTACGGGCGAAGAAGCTGAAAATGCTCCAAAGGGGTGCCGTGAGCTTGACCCCGCAGCTACTCCTTTGGAATTACTTCAGATAATAACAGAAACCAAAGAAGAGAAGCGGGTGGAGAATACCATACTTCTTCATCAGGTAGTAACAGAACCTAAGGAAGCGAAG GTGGTGGAGAGTGCTGAACATCTTCAGGTAGAGTCAGAGATTACCGCGCATCTTCAGGTAGAGTCAGAGATTACTGCACATCTTCAGGTAAAGACAGAGATTAAGGAAGAGAAGGTGGTGGAGAATACCAAACTTCTTCCAGTAGAGGTAGATATTATGGAAGAGGTGGTTGAAAATGCCGAACTTCCTCAGGTAATAACGCAATTGAAGGAAGAGAAGGTGGTGGAAATCAAAGAAGAGAAGGCAGTGGAGACTGCCGAACGACAACAATAA
- the LOC131246745 gene encoding uncharacterized protein LOC131246745 isoform X2 yields the protein MSECNRDEATRAKEIAERKFTAKDIAAAKKFALKAHNLYPTLEGLSQMIATFDVYLASENKISGEVDWYAILNVNANADDDTVKKQYRKLALTLHPDKNKSIGAEGAFKLLSEAWSVLSDKTRRSTYDQKRNNVKAHQQKAQQQNKNSSAPNANGFGNFAKTGTASNARPPKNAARTTPTAAPTPSRPVKPNTFWTACNRCKMQYEYLRVYLNHNLLCPNCHEPFLAVETATPSNGSNASVTFSFPQQRQQNANKNAHAVGRNTSAVPNVGYTHHTNFQWGPFSRTAGVASATASSSAAAQAANVVHHTYEKVRREREEAQAAARKEESHRRKGSRRQASGSVAVPHSNAASSGTVVDRERPVSRAERVAKRRRGIEEDADGLIRDQSLFETRTSLMEKARMEIRKKLNEWSLAAAAKVAEKEKATATINVDACHPKISDAALNNKEPKKAADSNTAPRQPLSIVVPNPDFHEFDNDRTGASFEASQVWAAYDDDDGMPRFYALIHKVVSLKPFKMRFSWLNSKTNSELGPLNWVASGFTKTCGEFRVGRYELNNNVNIFSHKVRWEKGTRGVVKIMPKKGDIWALYRHWSPDWSETTPDAVIHKYDMVEVLEDYSEEGVSVTPLVKVAGFKTVFCQHPDPSMVTRIPREEMFRFSHQVPSWLLTGEEAENAPKGCRELDPAATPLELLQIITETKEEKRVENTILLHQVVTEPKEAKVVENTVLLHQVVTEPKEPKVVESAEHLQVESEITAHLQVKTEIKEEKVVENTKLLPVEVDIMEEVVENAELPQVITQLKEEKVVEIKEEKAVETAERQQ from the exons aTGTCGGAATGCAATCGGGATGAGGCCACAAGGGCCAAGGAAATCGCTGAGCGGAAGTTCACAGCAAAGGACATTGCGGCGGCCAAGAAGTTCGCTCTCAAAGCCCACAATCTGTACCCCACACTCGAGGGTCTCTCGCAAATGATAGCAACTTTCGACGTCTACCTTGCATCGGAAAACAAGATAAGTGGGGAAGTTGATTGGTATGCTATTCTCAATGTGAATGCCAATGCCGATGATGATACAGTGAAGAAACAGTACCGAAAGCTCGCTCTCACACTCCACCCAGATAAGAACAAATCCATCGGTGCCGAGGGGGCTTTCAAGCTTCTTTCTGAGGCTTGGAGTGTGTTGTCGGATAAGACTAGGAGATCCACATACGACCAGAAGAGGAACAACGTGAAGGCACACCAACAGAAAGCTCAGCAGCAAAACAAAAACTCGTCCGCTCCTAACGCTAATGGTTTTGGCAATTTTGCCAAAACTGGTACAGCTTCGAATGCGAGGCCTCCGAAGAATGCAGCCCGCACGACCCCCACTGCAGCCCCCACTCCATCACGGCCGGTGAAACCCAATACTTTTTGGACTGCGTGCAACCGGTGCAAGATGCAATATGAGTACCTTCGCGTGTATCTCAATCACAATCTTCTGTGTCCCAATTGCCACGAACCCTTTTTGGCTGTGGAGACGGCGACACCGTCGAATGGTTCCAATGCCTCCGTTACCTTTTCTTTTCCCCAGCAGCGGCAACAGAATGCAAACAAGAATGCTCATGCCGTGGGTAGAAATACATCTGCTGTTCCGAATGTGGGATACACGCACCACACGAACttccagtggggcccattctCTAGAACTGCCGGCGTTGCGAGCGCGACTGCCTCATCTTCTGCCGCAGCTCAAGCCGCTAATGTGGTTCACCATACATATGAGAAAGTGAGAAGAGAGCGTGAGGAGGCTCAGGCGGCAGCTAGAAAAGAGGAGTCCCACCGGAGGAAGGGTTCTAGGAGGCAAGCAAGCGGCTCCGTTGCAGTGCCCCATTCTAATGCTGCTTCTAGTGGTACTGTAGTTGATCGAGAGCGTCCCGTTTCAAGAGCAGAGAGGGTTGCAAAGAGAAGAAGAGGCATAGAAGAAGATGCAGATGGCTTAATCCGGGATCAATCATTGTTCGAGACACGAACTTCGTTAATGGAGAAAGCTAGGATGGAAATACGCAAGAAGTTGAATGAATGGAGTTTGGCTGCTGCTGCCAAAGTTGCAGAAAAAGAAAAGGCAACAGCGACAATAAATGTTGACGCTTGTCATCCAAAAATATCAGACGCAGCCTTGAACAACAAGGAACCTAAGAAGGCTGCTGATTCAAATACAGCACCCCGCCAACCATTATCGATAGTTGTTCCCAATCCGGACTTCCATGAGTTTGATAATGATCGGACGGGAGCATCCTTTGAAGCCAGCCAGGTGTGGGCTGCATATGACGACGACGATGGGATGCCCCGTTTCTATGCCTTGATTCACAAAGTGGTTTCTCTGAAACCCTTCAAGATGCGTTTTAGCTGGCTCAACTCCAAAACAAACAGTGAGCTGGGCCCACTGAACTGGGTTGCTTCTGGTTTCACCAAGACCTGCGGGGAGTTCCGGGTGGGCCGCTATGAACTCAACAACAATGTCAACATCTTCTCCCACAAGGTTAGGTGGGAGAAGGGCACACGGGGGGTCGTGAAGATCATGCCGAAGAAGGGCGACATTTGGGCTCTTTATAGGCACTGGTCACCAGATTGGAGTGAGACTACGCCGGATGCAGTGATACACAAGTACGACATGGTGGAGGTGCTCGAAGATTACAGTGAAGAGGGCGTGTCCGTCACCCCCTTAGTTAAGGTTGCTGGTTTCAAGACGGTTTTCTGCCAGCACCCTGACCCTTCAATGGTTACAAGGATACCGAGGGAAGAGATGTTCAGGTTTTCGCATCAGGTCCCATCTTGGTTGCTTACGGGCGAAGAAGCTGAAAATGCTCCAAAGGGGTGCCGTGAGCTTGACCCCGCAGCTACTCCTTTGGAATTACTTCAGATAATAACAGAAACCAAAGAAGAGAAGCGGGTGGAGAATACCATACTTCTTCATCAGGTAGTAACAGAACCTAAGGAAGCGAAGGTGGTGGAGAATACCGTACTTCTTCATCAGGTAGTAACAGAACCTAAGGAACCGAAGGTGGTGGAGAGTGCTGAACATCTTCAGGTAGAGTCAGAGATTACCGCGCATCTTCAG GTAAAGACAGAGATTAAGGAAGAGAAGGTGGTGGAGAATACCAAACTTCTTCCAGTAGAGGTAGATATTATGGAAGAGGTGGTTGAAAATGCCGAACTTCCTCAGGTAATAACGCAATTGAAGGAAGAGAAGGTGGTGGAAATCAAAGAAGAGAAGGCAGTGGAGACTGCCGAACGACAACAATAA
- the LOC131246745 gene encoding uncharacterized protein LOC131246745 isoform X1 — MSECNRDEATRAKEIAERKFTAKDIAAAKKFALKAHNLYPTLEGLSQMIATFDVYLASENKISGEVDWYAILNVNANADDDTVKKQYRKLALTLHPDKNKSIGAEGAFKLLSEAWSVLSDKTRRSTYDQKRNNVKAHQQKAQQQNKNSSAPNANGFGNFAKTGTASNARPPKNAARTTPTAAPTPSRPVKPNTFWTACNRCKMQYEYLRVYLNHNLLCPNCHEPFLAVETATPSNGSNASVTFSFPQQRQQNANKNAHAVGRNTSAVPNVGYTHHTNFQWGPFSRTAGVASATASSSAAAQAANVVHHTYEKVRREREEAQAAARKEESHRRKGSRRQASGSVAVPHSNAASSGTVVDRERPVSRAERVAKRRRGIEEDADGLIRDQSLFETRTSLMEKARMEIRKKLNEWSLAAAAKVAEKEKATATINVDACHPKISDAALNNKEPKKAADSNTAPRQPLSIVVPNPDFHEFDNDRTGASFEASQVWAAYDDDDGMPRFYALIHKVVSLKPFKMRFSWLNSKTNSELGPLNWVASGFTKTCGEFRVGRYELNNNVNIFSHKVRWEKGTRGVVKIMPKKGDIWALYRHWSPDWSETTPDAVIHKYDMVEVLEDYSEEGVSVTPLVKVAGFKTVFCQHPDPSMVTRIPREEMFRFSHQVPSWLLTGEEAENAPKGCRELDPAATPLELLQIITETKEEKRVENTILLHQVVTEPKEAKVVENTVLLHQVVTEPKEPKVVESAEHLQVESEITAHLQVESEITAHLQVKTEIKEEKVVENTKLLPVEVDIMEEVVENAELPQVITQLKEEKVVEIKEEKAVETAERQQ, encoded by the coding sequence aTGTCGGAATGCAATCGGGATGAGGCCACAAGGGCCAAGGAAATCGCTGAGCGGAAGTTCACAGCAAAGGACATTGCGGCGGCCAAGAAGTTCGCTCTCAAAGCCCACAATCTGTACCCCACACTCGAGGGTCTCTCGCAAATGATAGCAACTTTCGACGTCTACCTTGCATCGGAAAACAAGATAAGTGGGGAAGTTGATTGGTATGCTATTCTCAATGTGAATGCCAATGCCGATGATGATACAGTGAAGAAACAGTACCGAAAGCTCGCTCTCACACTCCACCCAGATAAGAACAAATCCATCGGTGCCGAGGGGGCTTTCAAGCTTCTTTCTGAGGCTTGGAGTGTGTTGTCGGATAAGACTAGGAGATCCACATACGACCAGAAGAGGAACAACGTGAAGGCACACCAACAGAAAGCTCAGCAGCAAAACAAAAACTCGTCCGCTCCTAACGCTAATGGTTTTGGCAATTTTGCCAAAACTGGTACAGCTTCGAATGCGAGGCCTCCGAAGAATGCAGCCCGCACGACCCCCACTGCAGCCCCCACTCCATCACGGCCGGTGAAACCCAATACTTTTTGGACTGCGTGCAACCGGTGCAAGATGCAATATGAGTACCTTCGCGTGTATCTCAATCACAATCTTCTGTGTCCCAATTGCCACGAACCCTTTTTGGCTGTGGAGACGGCGACACCGTCGAATGGTTCCAATGCCTCCGTTACCTTTTCTTTTCCCCAGCAGCGGCAACAGAATGCAAACAAGAATGCTCATGCCGTGGGTAGAAATACATCTGCTGTTCCGAATGTGGGATACACGCACCACACGAACttccagtggggcccattctCTAGAACTGCCGGCGTTGCGAGCGCGACTGCCTCATCTTCTGCCGCAGCTCAAGCCGCTAATGTGGTTCACCATACATATGAGAAAGTGAGAAGAGAGCGTGAGGAGGCTCAGGCGGCAGCTAGAAAAGAGGAGTCCCACCGGAGGAAGGGTTCTAGGAGGCAAGCAAGCGGCTCCGTTGCAGTGCCCCATTCTAATGCTGCTTCTAGTGGTACTGTAGTTGATCGAGAGCGTCCCGTTTCAAGAGCAGAGAGGGTTGCAAAGAGAAGAAGAGGCATAGAAGAAGATGCAGATGGCTTAATCCGGGATCAATCATTGTTCGAGACACGAACTTCGTTAATGGAGAAAGCTAGGATGGAAATACGCAAGAAGTTGAATGAATGGAGTTTGGCTGCTGCTGCCAAAGTTGCAGAAAAAGAAAAGGCAACAGCGACAATAAATGTTGACGCTTGTCATCCAAAAATATCAGACGCAGCCTTGAACAACAAGGAACCTAAGAAGGCTGCTGATTCAAATACAGCACCCCGCCAACCATTATCGATAGTTGTTCCCAATCCGGACTTCCATGAGTTTGATAATGATCGGACGGGAGCATCCTTTGAAGCCAGCCAGGTGTGGGCTGCATATGACGACGACGATGGGATGCCCCGTTTCTATGCCTTGATTCACAAAGTGGTTTCTCTGAAACCCTTCAAGATGCGTTTTAGCTGGCTCAACTCCAAAACAAACAGTGAGCTGGGCCCACTGAACTGGGTTGCTTCTGGTTTCACCAAGACCTGCGGGGAGTTCCGGGTGGGCCGCTATGAACTCAACAACAATGTCAACATCTTCTCCCACAAGGTTAGGTGGGAGAAGGGCACACGGGGGGTCGTGAAGATCATGCCGAAGAAGGGCGACATTTGGGCTCTTTATAGGCACTGGTCACCAGATTGGAGTGAGACTACGCCGGATGCAGTGATACACAAGTACGACATGGTGGAGGTGCTCGAAGATTACAGTGAAGAGGGCGTGTCCGTCACCCCCTTAGTTAAGGTTGCTGGTTTCAAGACGGTTTTCTGCCAGCACCCTGACCCTTCAATGGTTACAAGGATACCGAGGGAAGAGATGTTCAGGTTTTCGCATCAGGTCCCATCTTGGTTGCTTACGGGCGAAGAAGCTGAAAATGCTCCAAAGGGGTGCCGTGAGCTTGACCCCGCAGCTACTCCTTTGGAATTACTTCAGATAATAACAGAAACCAAAGAAGAGAAGCGGGTGGAGAATACCATACTTCTTCATCAGGTAGTAACAGAACCTAAGGAAGCGAAGGTGGTGGAGAATACCGTACTTCTTCATCAGGTAGTAACAGAACCTAAGGAACCGAAGGTGGTGGAGAGTGCTGAACATCTTCAGGTAGAGTCAGAGATTACCGCGCATCTTCAGGTAGAGTCAGAGATTACTGCACATCTTCAGGTAAAGACAGAGATTAAGGAAGAGAAGGTGGTGGAGAATACCAAACTTCTTCCAGTAGAGGTAGATATTATGGAAGAGGTGGTTGAAAATGCCGAACTTCCTCAGGTAATAACGCAATTGAAGGAAGAGAAGGTGGTGGAAATCAAAGAAGAGAAGGCAGTGGAGACTGCCGAACGACAACAATAA